The Legionella cincinnatiensis genome includes a region encoding these proteins:
- a CDS encoding aspartate aminotransferase family protein: MNENNAQKQLRSNEELIHFRKNHFLPTAGFYHKEPIQLVKAQGTYVWDSEGKRYFDAIGGIVCISAGHNHPKIKKALIEAIEDDVIQHTSLLYLNQAPVETAERLLEEAPNGMDRVSFTNSGSEANELAIMAARHATGETMVVNVRHSYHGGTSAALASCGHSIWRFKGQPVTGVTSALEPYCYRCPFKQKPESCNLECAKNVETTIQNSTHGKIAAFILEPVMGVGGFITPPDDYFAEVARIVHNYGGKYISDEVQTGAGRGGGDLLLTKTLAIDADMVTMAKGFGNGAAVGAVLMKTEVAETMTGKTYFNTFAGDPLQMIQSKLTLEIIKEEQLVENARIMGNLLKDGFHQLQKKHPLIGDVRGRGLLLGIELVKDPITKTPASDEAFQLMDLCKDKGLLVGKGGQFGNVFRIAPPLTINEDEVNFILTTIDQSLSELARLYTL, translated from the coding sequence ATGAATGAGAACAATGCTCAAAAACAACTACGCTCAAACGAAGAGCTTATTCATTTTAGAAAAAATCACTTTTTACCTACTGCTGGATTTTATCATAAAGAACCAATTCAGCTTGTCAAAGCACAAGGTACTTATGTATGGGACTCCGAAGGGAAACGTTACTTTGATGCCATAGGTGGAATTGTTTGTATCTCAGCCGGCCATAATCATCCTAAGATCAAAAAAGCACTGATTGAAGCAATAGAAGATGATGTAATTCAGCACACAAGTCTTCTTTATTTAAATCAAGCACCTGTCGAAACTGCAGAGCGTTTGCTTGAAGAAGCACCTAATGGTATGGACAGGGTATCCTTTACTAATTCTGGTTCAGAAGCTAATGAACTTGCCATAATGGCAGCACGTCACGCAACTGGCGAAACGATGGTCGTGAATGTACGCCACTCTTATCATGGGGGTACTTCTGCTGCACTGGCCTCATGTGGCCATTCAATCTGGCGATTCAAGGGACAGCCAGTTACCGGTGTAACATCGGCTCTTGAACCCTATTGCTATCGCTGTCCCTTTAAACAAAAACCTGAAAGCTGCAATCTGGAATGTGCAAAAAATGTTGAAACAACCATTCAAAATTCGACACATGGAAAAATAGCTGCTTTTATACTGGAACCCGTAATGGGCGTAGGTGGTTTTATTACTCCTCCTGATGACTATTTTGCCGAGGTCGCCCGGATTGTTCATAACTACGGTGGTAAGTACATCAGTGACGAAGTACAAACTGGAGCAGGCCGTGGCGGCGGCGATCTTTTACTTACCAAAACTTTGGCTATCGATGCAGATATGGTAACTATGGCAAAAGGATTCGGTAACGGTGCTGCAGTAGGAGCAGTACTTATGAAAACTGAAGTTGCTGAAACAATGACTGGCAAAACGTATTTTAATACGTTTGCAGGTGACCCATTGCAAATGATCCAATCTAAGCTCACATTGGAAATCATTAAAGAAGAACAACTTGTTGAAAATGCACGTATTATGGGTAATCTATTAAAAGATGGATTCCATCAATTACAAAAGAAGCACCCCCTCATTGGAGATGTTCGTGGTCGTGGTTTGCTTTTAGGGATTGAACTCGTCAAAGATCCCATAACAAAAACACCAGCATCTGATGAAGCATTTCAGTTAATGGATCTGTGTAAGGATAAAGGATTATTAGTTGGAAAAGGAGGACAATTTGGTAATGTTTTCCGAATAGCACCGCCTTTGACAATTAATGAGGATGAAGTGAATTTCATACTCACAACAATTGATCAATCCTTATCAGAATTAGCGCGATTATATACTCTCTAA
- a CDS encoding class II glutamine amidotransferase, with amino-acid sequence MCRFVAYIGKENILLSELLIKPKNSLVKQSLISQESHTVTNGDGFGVGWYTPFDKNPALFTSLFPAWNDQNLSYLAKKTKSSLFFAHVRAASTGGISQFNCHPFIYKNWLFMHNGWIPYFEKIRRQIHHLLEDDIYNWIKGTTDSELIFALFLQLSKQIKIKSSQDIHTVLLETLTLINDLVKKNYQRAVCYFNICITNGKQVVAFRYCTSSQAKPETMYFGRDKNSISEYVIIASEKLSTKGFEWKIIPRNHSLLIESDFNLSLNEL; translated from the coding sequence ATGTGCAGATTTGTTGCCTATATTGGAAAAGAAAATATTTTACTATCTGAACTTTTAATTAAACCAAAAAATTCACTGGTAAAACAAAGCCTTATTTCTCAAGAATCACACACAGTGACAAATGGGGATGGTTTTGGTGTTGGATGGTATACTCCATTTGATAAAAATCCAGCATTATTTACTTCGTTATTTCCTGCATGGAATGATCAAAACCTATCTTATTTGGCAAAAAAAACAAAATCATCACTTTTTTTTGCTCATGTACGAGCCGCAAGTACAGGAGGTATTTCCCAATTTAATTGCCATCCCTTTATCTATAAAAATTGGCTATTCATGCATAATGGTTGGATTCCCTATTTTGAAAAAATAAGACGTCAAATTCATCATTTGTTGGAGGATGATATTTATAATTGGATAAAAGGAACAACTGATTCAGAGTTGATATTTGCTTTGTTTTTGCAATTATCAAAACAAATAAAAATTAAAAGTTCCCAGGATATCCATACAGTATTACTAGAAACCTTAACTCTTATTAATGATTTAGTAAAAAAAAATTATCAAAGAGCCGTATGCTATTTTAATATTTGTATTACTAATGGAAAACAGGTAGTAGCATTTCGTTATTGTACCTCTTCTCAAGCTAAACCGGAAACCATGTATTTTGGCAGGGATAAAAATTCTATTTCAGAATATGTCATAATCGCATCTGAAAAACTCTCTACAAAAGGGTTTGAATGGAAAATTATTCCTCGAAATCACAGTTTGTTAATTGAGTCTGATTTTAATCTTTCTTTAAATGAACTTTGA